In Penaeus vannamei isolate JL-2024 chromosome 4, ASM4276789v1, whole genome shotgun sequence, a single window of DNA contains:
- the LOC138861609 gene encoding uncharacterized protein has product MDRRGLLSALARFYDPLGVISPILHHTKLLHQMHYENYEWDLLVTREFLRENENWYASSTGYTACFYFRTFDEYGTIRVTFMVGKCRVVPLKPVLSIPRLDMIATVVSVQLREELPMKYTEYFLTDSIFGFGYFKNESAIFNNFVVKRV; this is encoded by the exons ATGGATCGTAGAGGTTTACTTTCCGCTCTTGCTAGATTTTATGATCCTCTTGGTGTGATATCTCCAATTTTGCATCACACTAAGTTGTTGCATCAAatgcattatgaaaattatgaatggGATTTACTTGTAACTAGGGAATTCTTGAGGGAAAATGAGAACTGGT ATGCTAGTTCTACTGGATATACAGCTTGTTTTTATTTTAGAACCTTTGATGAATATGGAACCATAAGAGTTACTTTCATGGTAGGAAAGTGCAGAGTTGTTCCTTTAAAACCAGTCTTGAGTATCCCACGTCTTGATATGATTGCAACAGTTGTAAGTGTGCAACTACGAGAGGAACTACCAATGAAGTACACAGAGTACTTTTTAACTGACAGTATTTTTGGATTTGGATACTTCAAGAATGAATCTGCCATATTCAATAACTTTGTTGTCAAAAGAGTGTAA